The DNA window TATTTgtcttgtaaacaaaacaaaaagaccttctgtttacattcagagtttctcaacaaaatgcactgtgtgtatccttgaggtctaataCATGTAatgagtgcatttccttcctcataaagaTATTTCCAAAACTGCAATTTTATGCATATTtgaaatcctgcattgtttacgtccatgtttactagcttgcagtcttcacTTGCACTTTCTTGCCTTTGTTGGCACTTTGTTGCGCTTCTTTGTGCCTTACCGTCACCAACTGAGAACGGCTCAAGAATGTATATAGCATCATTTGTGTGCTTGCTCACGTGCATTTGCGTCcttgtgcatgtgcacaaacaTAATTGGGAcccacacataaaaacattgctccatagcaccactagtggtcaaaaacttcaCAGGGTACTAGGCAACTTGGCAAAAATTGAAGAAATTATAAGACATTTATGTGTTGATAAGCGGGAACATGAGTTGATGAATCAGTATCTACAGTAAATCTTTAATCTTTAAACCAAATAAAAGAAGAGGGTCATTGTAATTTCAAGATTTCAACTGCACCTGATGGTGTGGAAAATAGGAACAGACGAACCAGCTTTGTTTAGGACACTGTTATTTATATGAGCAATATTTACAAGTctgaaataatttgaaataaagagagacaacACATCAGAAAGCATAGCAAGCAACCGTAGTTAGGGGGTTATACTCAAAGACCTCTTTGTAAGACAACTGAACAACTTCCACTTCCATTGCCAAGAGAAGAGGAAATACTGGAGGGGATATGGCtaaatgatgtttaaaaaaaatttaatatgtAGTTCTTTGGCTGGCTGACTGATACAGCATCAGGCCATTAACTAGCTGTgggggaagaaaaacaaatgtggtgtgtttcttttgcacttgGTTGCGATGCTtttgaatggtttagggccaaaataCATCAATTCATTTCTAGGTTAAGTGCTGATGTCAGTGGCTGGTAGACTTGAGAAAAAGACTGTGGTATGTGTTTTTAAACCACAGCGCCGAAATTGGGTGAGGTTAAACCGGTGGGAAAACGTTCTGGGGTAAACTGAAAGAGGCATATTTCGGTTAATCAAGACCAGTGGTGAATCTGTGTCCACTGGGAAAATGGGAAGCTCTGTTATGCAGATGGCTTCAGAGGCCTGGGCACCCATTTGTAAATTGTGTACACAaggcaaaaaaagtttttgcttATTAAGTCTCAAATTGCCACCACTAaagtattattgtattttatacaacAGGGCAAGGTAGGTAGGCAAAAAGTCTAAAAAGGCCAGAAAATACCCTATCAGGAAAGCAGGAACAAGTATCAAGGTGGTCAACATATTCTCATCCCAGATCGTCAAATACAGACACTGCTTTGTCACACCCCTCTgtgtctcatacagacacacaagctaCCCTTGAGCATCTGCAGAAGACGCCTTTTTAACAcgtggttaacattgtgaaatagtcgcagtttggttaagtttaggcaccaaaattacttgtttaggtttaggaaaagatcatggtttgggttaaaataagtacattagGTCATGTACGAAATGTTATgcaacttaaaactttaaataaatcaacatttatttttggtttcacacaggacaagaaccccagtctcctgggtgaaagtcctgggtTTGTTTGTCCTTAGAAATACACCTGCCAAGTGTGAAGTTGATCGGATGAATGGATATATGCGAAGgacagtcatacacacatacagttcatACAGACAGACTTTAAAGATTATAGATCATGCTGCTACAGTGCCACCTATTAGCCAAATGGCACCAAATTTGTCATGGTCACTCAGACatcatacagtggtgtgaaaaagtgtttgcccccttcctgatttcttatttttttgcatgattgtcaaatgtttcagataatcaaacaaatttaaatattagtcaaagataacacaagtaaaccctccaatgtggctgaattacaacaattctgcaaagatgagtgggccaaaattcctccacagcgctgtaaaagattcattgcaagttatcgcaaacgcttgattgcagttgttgctgctaagagtggcccaaccagttattaggttaaGGGGACAATCACTATTCCATACAGGACCatgcaggtttggattttgttttcccttaataataacaacctttccaataacaacatttcattttgtgtttacgtgaaatttaaaaaaagtaactttttcCAGCTTGGACCAGAGATATTCtgtaccaaatttggtgatGATTGCTCAAAATTTTTAGGAGGAGtagtgaagaaaacaaaatggtggaaaatggACGGCTTTTATGGCTAGATTCGTCTGGACCCACAGAAACTATTCAAAAGTTACAGACCAAAAAGTTATCAGCTGATTTAATAAATTACCTCTAAAGTTCAACATTAAAAATCAAGTGACCACAATTACAGTCATCAACAGTGGAGTTAAACTGGAAGGCACATTCACACTTCTTTCCACTCATCTTAAGGGAAACTTAACAGCTGTTTTGCTGAAGAGAGAATATTTGTGGaatgattaatttcattttactggcaaaaacacactttcaagTTAACCCTTTAAGAGACTTCACAAGTCATTTCACACTAGCTAACAGAGACAGATTTCCTTTTAGTATCTGAGTTAGGCAGAGATGCTGGTTGTGGTTGGAGTCGGTGTTGTTTTAGTTACGTGGATCTGTAAttacactgtgacacacaaaaACTGACACCAGGAAGTAGTAATTAAGGGTTCTTTATTAGCTTTATTATCAGAAATTATGctcaaaatcacatttcatgTCATAATTTGTTTGACAAGGTTGTTAATGTAAGGGGTTAATGTCATGCAGGAAGAGCAGATGGGTGGGGTATAaggcaggggaggaggagcacCATTGCGTCATTTACAGAGAAATGAAACTCTGCACAAAcattaacaaagttaaacacaGTTCAGTTTGTCTATTTGCGTacaaagagaaacagcagagcagagctcTCCAAGAAGGTGAAGTTCAACTCCCTTGTTAAATACTTGATAATTTTCTGATACTGTAGAATATTTATAGCTACGTATTACATTTAATGATGTTTCTTCATAATTCCAGATGCAGGGATGactgtttattatgtttatttggtgaataataaataaacttcaATTTTCAGCGTCATGAGAGTCATACTGGTCACTTTATTATCTTTTTGCCACCAGAAAGTATCTAATATAaactctgctgtgtttgttgttgttctcgTACCAGCAGCACTTAGGAGTCAAAACAAAGCATTATCATTGATGGTTCTTAGCTTTAaaagctcctctctcctctagATATGGCCACAGCCAGCCCTTTCCTGTCAGAGGATCAGTTCCTGTGCTCCATCTGTCTTGATGTTTACACCGAGCCTGTTTCTATTCCATGTGGACACAACTTCTGCAAGGCCTGTATCACCAGGCACTGGGAAGGCAAAGAGCAGTGTCACTGTCCACTGTGCAACGAGAAGCTCAACAAAGGGCTCAAACTTCGTGTCAACACTGGATTCAGGGAGGTCGTGGAGAATTTCAAGAAACATCATGCGATAGCTGACAGTAATTCCCCAGTCAAACCAGGACAGGTGCCATGTGACTGCTGCCTTGGCAACAAGTTCAAAGCTTCTAAAACTTGTTTGGTGTGTTTGACCTCTTACTGTGAGACGCACTTAGAGCCTCATAAGAGAGTCGACTCCTTAAAGAGACACAAACTGACTAATCCTGTGCAGAACCTGGATGACAAAATATGCAAGAAGCACTACAGGATTTTAGAGCTCTTCTGCAGGAATGACCTGACGCGTATTTGTGTCCTGTGTACAGAACATAGCGCTCATGATACAGTCCCTTTAGAAGAAGCGTATGTTGACAAGAGGGCTCAGATGGGAAAGAAAAAGGCAGAAGCACAGGAAATCAAACAGAAGCGTGGCAAGAAGGCTCAGAAAACCAAGAGGAAAGGCAAAAATGAAGCCATGGCAAATAGTGTGGTGTCTGATCAGATGCAAGCTCCTCACATTTGGTGGTTTCCCAGTGAAGACCCACACCAATTCAACAGATGTTTCTATGTCCCTGGAAACATGGTCTTTTCTGAAGGGAAATTCTACTATGAGCTTCAGGCTGAAGCGAGGACCGGCTGGGATTTAAGAGTAGTCAGGGAGTCAGTTTGTCGAAAGAGGACATTCACACCTAACCCTAGGAATCGAAACTGGATCATAAGAAAGGGGAATGACACCATCTGCAAGGCTCTATATGACGTCCCTGTCCACCTCTTCTTGACAAGGAAACCTGAGAGAGTCATAGTGTTTGTAGACTATGACAATGGATTGGTGTCCTTCTATGATGCAGACACAGAGACCCTGATCTACTCTTTTACTGGCTGCAAATTCAATGAGAGAATTTTCCTGTTCTTTAGCCCCAGTCCTACAGAGGATGTTAACTTGGCACAGAGGCTACAAAAGAAGGTTCAGAAGATGAAAATATGGTCACAACTTTCAGATGCCTTCTACTGCTTTATTTTCATGGTCATTCTGATTTCGATTTGGCAAAGTTAAACATCACATCATCTTTTACGAGGGCAAAGTTGAAACAGATTCTGATGAAATCTGAATCTACTAAAATCTGATCATAAGCCCAATACCTGGATGTTTTGGAAAACTGAGCCATGCATACATCTTTACAGACCTGCAACTGGAAATAATGACTTTCTTCCTTTTGTAAAGgctttttgatattttttggaGATGAAGATGCATGTTTATTTTGTATCCGTATTTCAGCATGTATTTTTGTACTCACACTGATTATATACAATTAACAAAAGCCtgtcatgaaataaaataaaaatatgttattGCTACAGAAGTGGCTGCAGAGGCAGGGAGGGTTAAAACCAGTATCTCCTTCCAGTCACAAACTCATCTGTCACTTAATCATGTTGaacaaaatgataaaagttAATGCATAGTAGGTCTGTAAATCACACAAAATGCTTTAGAAGTTGTACCtcctaaacatcaacatgttagcattgtcattgtgagcatgttaacatgctgaagttagcatttagctcaaagtaccacTGTTCCTAAGTACAGCATGGctgttttgtgtatattttgtgcACATCTTGCATACAAAGGTGCcaaacttacttacttactatacaaacttacttacttactataTAGCTGTGAAGCTTTTTTTTATCAGTTCTTGTATTCCCACTTTTGAAATAGTACATAGTATCAGCCAGTGTAATGTTAGTGTTTGCATGCCAccatctttaaagctgcatctttcaaattattcttaTGACATATGTTTTCTATGCTAATTTTGTTATTTGGTGTTTTCAGAATTtgatatacaaaataaatttacaTAAAGGTTTTGCTTTTCTGTGAAACAGGATGGTAGTGTCATTTCTGAAATAAATCAACCACTCTAAACATTTTAGAGTATGTACAGTACCTCAACATGTCGAGCTGGTGTCAGTATGTTTACTCCACCTAAAGTGTTGGAGTGTGATTTCACGTTCATGTTACACTTAAGATCACTGTAGTGAAGACAGTGACAGAGGCTTTATTCAAAAACATCACTAGAGGGAGCAATCTACTTACCATTCATATAAACAGTAGCCCACATTCCCCATTCGACAGATATGAAACATGTCAGTTTAGACAGaggaaatattttatttgagcCGCAGAGCCACATTTGAAGTGTTTAtaaggtttttctttttataggaACTGTTGTGAACAATTAGTTACTGAGCAAAAGTTGtgttaaacacaaatttaaactGACCAGGAAAACTGCACTATACATACATAGTGGTCTGCCAATATACTTAACATATTATAGATTGCTGCAGCAGGATTACATGCTGTATGATGACATATATCAGATTACAAACTGTCCAAAGTATAAGAGAAGAGCTTTATCTtggatgggttgccatgaaCTTCATTACAAACactcatgtccccctcaggattaaCTATAGTAACTTTAGTGATGCCCTGACTATTTATTAtacattatctttttttaaaatgtattatcttTCAAAAAACTACCACTAGGAGTCGCCAAAGTaagaaatgttcaaatcctAAAATCCTGTAGGGGCTTTAAAATGTCTGACATAACTAATAGGCTGACCATATAATAAGTTTATGAATCTACCAACTCAACAAAACTTTGGTGTATTTATTTAGGATATTGGTCACATGGGGGAAATTAAGGGCTTAGTGAGATGCAAACCATTTTTTCCCTCGAGTATTTCCACCCTTCGTCAAACATGGTTTGTCAGTCTAACATTTTTAACTGATTTCTAAATGCCTCCTCACttcacagacagcagcagagagagagagagacagacagaatttGTTGGAAAGagcagtgtaaaaaaacaacctacACAGTTGGCAAACAGATGGGTTGTGGCAAACACAGCTGTGAAGTCAGTTATTCTTCCACAACCAAACTGTTTGAGCAGCACTGAATCAAGGCTTAAGTAGAGTAGGTCCATCATTCACTGCTGACTGGAATTAAATTTTATTGAAATCATTAAAACGCCATTCAGTTTCAAAGCAATCCCAATCATCACATTGTTTCCTAAACTCTTGACTCTGGAGTTCAACTGACAAACCTActtatttttgtcatgttttacaAACTGGTATCTCCAGCTGAACACATCTGTGGATCACAATCCCACTCATACCGAAAAAACAGGTTTAACAGTCTTTCACAGTAATTCAATAGATGAACTAAGAGTTATAAAAATCTGTCAGGAAACCTGCCAGGTCTGGTCTGCAGGATCCCACAACTCAGACAGGGAGGCATCAAAGAAAACATGACCTAAAAATGGAAGTTTGAGCTGCAGCTTGGTAGTTGCTCAGCTGGTCTGATATTTTCACTTTTCCCAGCCAGGTGGCCCGTCAGTAAGTCTGTCAGTAGCAGTCAGTCCATCAGTCAACCAATCATCCAGGCACTCAGTCCAGCAGTCAGTCTGACATTCAGATAGTTCATCCACTCACTGAGCCATGCTGTCAGCTAACCAGTTCACAACAGAtcacaacatgcacacacatagtGTTAAAGATAAGACCAGTTCTATGATACTGTACCTCTCAGAATCAGTGTAATGCAAAAAGGAACAATACATTAGACAAGCCGAGTTGTATCTCACTTCAATATGAGGTTCACTTTGGTATCTGGGcgcatttttgtattttaaggaTTTCATAAGATGC is part of the Siniperca chuatsi isolate FFG_IHB_CAS linkage group LG9, ASM2008510v1, whole genome shotgun sequence genome and encodes:
- the LOC122882125 gene encoding zinc-binding protein A33-like, giving the protein MKLCTNINKVKHSSVCLFAYKEKQQSRALQEDMATASPFLSEDQFLCSICLDVYTEPVSIPCGHNFCKACITRHWEGKEQCHCPLCNEKLNKGLKLRVNTGFREVVENFKKHHAIADSNSPVKPGQVPCDCCLGNKFKASKTCLVCLTSYCETHLEPHKRVDSLKRHKLTNPVQNLDDKICKKHYRILELFCRNDLTRICVLCTEHSAHDTVPLEEAYVDKRAQMGKKKAEAQEIKQKRGKKAQKTKRKGKNEAMANSVVSDQMQAPHIWWFPSEDPHQFNRCFYVPGNMVFSEGKFYYELQAEARTGWDLRVVRESVCRKRTFTPNPRNRNWIIRKGNDTICKALYDVPVHLFLTRKPERVIVFVDYDNGLVSFYDADTETLIYSFTGCKFNERIFLFFSPSPTEDVNLAQRLQKKVQKMKIWSQLSDAFYCFIFMVILISIWQS